CCGGGCTGCTGCCGGTCTTCCTGCACAGGGTTTGGTCTCGGCATCGTCGTCCACAGATCGTCGGTCGACGCTGCTGCCCGCCGGGCTCGGGCCGCAGGCTCGGAGCATGTCAGGAACCGAAGTGCTCGACCAGCTGTTCACCACGTCCGCACGGACCGACGCCGACGTCGTCGCCCTCGTCTCCGGGGTCGTCGGGCCCCCGATCCGGCGGCAGTGCTGGGTGCTCTTCCTCGACGAACGGGCGCTACCGATCCCGTTCCTGCTGCCCGTGTCGGACCTGCCGCTGCAGCCGGACGAGCACGTCGAGGACTTCGCCACGCTGGTCGCGGAGGTCTGCGTCGACAACGCTGCGTCCGAGGTCGTGCTCGCGTGGGAACGGCCGGGTGAGACGCAGCTGTTCCCGGTCGACTGGGAGTGGATCGACGCCTGCGCGTGCGCCTTCGCCGAGCGGGCGGTGCGGCTGCGGGGGCAGGTCGTCGTGAACGCCACGGGGGCGTCGATGGTCGAGCTCCACGACGCCGAGGAGCTCGGGCCGGTGCTGCGGTGACCTCAGCCCTGGGGAGCGGTGTCCGGCACCGACTGCCCCGTGAGACCCTCGACGACGGCCTTCGCCTCCGGCCAGAACTTCGCGTAGTGGTCCGGGTCCGCGTTGATCTGCACCGCGTGCGCCATCTGGGTCGGGGTCATCGTCTTCCACCCCGGCGTCTTCACGAGCTTCGCGTAGAACATCGTCGCCGCCGTGTACGGGTCCATCCGCTGCTCGTACGTGCCCCACGCGCCGTTGTCGCGCTGCTGGAAGAGCCCGCGGCTGTCCGGTCCTGCGGCGTCCCCGTGGTCGAGGTTCACCAGGCTCGACTCGCCGATCGCGGTCATCACACCGACGGCCTGGGTGTGCGGGCCGATGCCGAGCGCCTGAGCGGCCTCGATCACGTACGCGGCGTTCACCAGGCGGTCCTGGCAGAAGCCGGCGACCGGGCCTGCGGGCACCACGATGCCGCCGATCGTGCGCGAGGCGACGTCGGGACAGGCGGGCGCCGCGGTCACGGTCTTCGCTGCGCCGGTCAGCGAGTGCACCGCGATGACGACGACGACCACCACGCCGATGACGGCCGCGACCACGCCTGCCCCGAACACCGAGGCGATGGTGATGCCGGCGCGGCGCATGTCGGGGTCCTTCCGGGCGGGCGGTCCGTCGCGAGTACCGGACGGTCGGGTGCAGGGCACGACGAGCGTACGGGCGTCGGCTGGGAACCGCAGCCGCCCGATCGGGGGTGTCGGCGGCCCCGTGCTCCCGGTCGGTCTTGTCGGCGGCGCCCGTCTCCGGTCAGTCGCGTCGGCGGCCGGATCGGAACGCAGCCGACAGCGAGAGCAGGACGATCGTCCCGATCGAGATCGCGAAGATGACCTCGGACGCCTCCATCAGCCGTCCCGGCGGTGGCCGTCCGCGTCGCCGTGTCCGCCGTCGCCGTCCTCGTGGTGCCGGTGGCCGGTGCCCGGTCGGACCACCGCGGTCGGCTCGGTGACGAGTCCGGTGGGCGCCTTCTCGGTCTGCTTCCGGCCGTGCGTGAACCACGTGAGGAGCCAGAGCAGGACGCCGAGCCCCAGCAGTGCGCCGGCGATCTGGTACTGCTGCGGGTCGCGACCGGACGAGAACGGGAGCACGAGCCACAGGCAGGTGACCACGCCGATGACGGGGATCACGACACCGGCCCGGAAGTGCTTGTGCCCGACGCGGTCGCGACGGAGCACCAGCACCGAGAGGTTCACGACCGTGAAGACCGAGAGCAGGAGCAACGAGGTCGTGCCGCCGAGGACCACGACGATGGGGGAGTCCGGGTCGAGCGAGACCCAGCCGATGAGCAGCAGCGAGATGACGGTGGTGAAGACGATCGCGGTCGACGGCGTGCGACGCGCCGGCGACACTCGCGAGAGGAAGCCTGGCAGCACGCCCTGCTTGCTCATGCCGTACAGCAGCCGGGACGCCATCATCATGTTGATCAGCGCGGTGTTGGCGACCGCGAACATCGAGATGAACGGCAGCAGGTCGGCGATGGGGAAGTCCGGCGCCGCGGTCTGCACGACCGTCACGAGCGGCGTCTCGTTGCCGGCGAGCTCGCCGATCGGCACGACCGCGACGGCGCAGATCGACACGAGCACGTAGATGACCGCCGTGATGCCGAGGCCGGTGAGCATCACCTTCGGGAAGATCCGCGACGGGTCCTTGGTCTCCTCGGCCATGTTCACCGAGTCCTCGAAACCGACCATCGCGAAGAAGGCCAGCGAGGTCGCGGTCGACACCGACAGCAGCAGCGTCTTGTCCTCGGGGGTGTCGAACATCACCACGCGCGAGAAGTCCGCGTTGCCACCGGCGATCGCCCAGAAGCCGATGAGGATCACCATCACCAGACCGGACAGCTCGACCAGGGTGAGCACCACGTTCGTCTTGACGCTCTCACTGACCCCGCGGAAGTTGACCGCCATCACCGCGAGCATGAACCCCATCGCGATGAGCATCACGACGCCGTTCGGCAGCTCGAGGCCGAAGCCGGCGCCGAGGTTCGCCGCGAACGCCCGCGAAGCCGTGCTCGCCGACGTGATGCCCGAGCACATCACGATGAACGTGACGATGAAGGTGACGAAGTGGATGCCGAACGCCTTGTGCACGTAGAGCGCAGCGCCCGCCGTCTGGGGGTACTTCGTCACGAGCTCGAGGTACGAGAACGCCGTGAGCAGGGCGACCGCGAAGGCGATGAGGAAGGGGAGCCATGCGGCACCGCCGACCTCGGCGGCGACCTGGCCGGTGAGCGCGTAGACGCCCGTCCCCAGGATGTCGCCGACGATGAAGAGCAGCAGCAGCTTGGGACCGATGACGCGCTTGAGCGTGGGCTGCTCCTGCTGCGTCGCGTCCGACTTGGTGGTGGTCATACGTCAGCCTTTCCCGAGGGATGGCACTCTGTCTACTCTCACAGGAAGATCGACGCCGGCTGCAACACGCCCGTGATCCGATCGCGCGGTCGCTCACGGGCTCCGGTGGCTACGCTCCGGGGCATGCACGACGATTCCGACACCACCGAAGAGCCCGTCGAGTTCGCCGACTTCAACGCCAAGCTGCTCGTGCTCGACGTCCTCTGCTACGACCTCGACGTGCTGGAGCCCTACGACGGCGCCGAGGACGAGGACGCCGGTGAGGACCTCGACGTCGAGGGACAGGACGACCGCGCTCGCGAGTACTACGACGACCTCGACCTGCTGCCGTCGCACCTGGCGCTGGTGACCGAGCTCACCGTCGACTCCGACCTCGAGGTCCTCCAGGACGTCCACCCCGGGTGGGACGGGTCCGACGACCGCTACGACCCGCAGAACTGGGACGACGTGCTCGACCTCCCCGCGCTGACGACCGTGTACGCCGCCGCGCCGCTGCCCGCGCACGTGACCGAGCGCCTGGCAGCCAAGGGCGTCGAGGTCCGCTCCGCCTGAGCCCGCGACGCTCGGGCGCCGAGGCATCGCAGCCGCACAGTGCGCGCGGGCCCGCGCGACACCGGGGTTGTCGTCCGACAGCGGCATCGTCGTTCCGCCCGCACACTGAGCGTTCGCGGGCTCGTGCGACATCGCGGTTGTCGTGCGACAGCGTCATCGTCGTTCCGCCCGCACACTGAGCGTTCGCGGGCTCGTGCGACATCGCGGTTGTCGTGCGACAGCGTCATCGTCGTTCCGCCCGCACACTGAGCGTTCGCGGGCTCGTGCGACATCGCGGTTGTCGTGCGACAGCGTCATCGTCGTTCCGCCCGCGAGCCCGCCCGCACACTGAGCGTTCGCGGGCTCGTGCGACATCGCGGTTGTCGTACGACAGCGGGTCCGTCGTTTCGCTCCCACGGT
The sequence above is drawn from the Curtobacterium sp. MR_MD2014 genome and encodes:
- a CDS encoding APC family permease is translated as MTTTKSDATQQEQPTLKRVIGPKLLLLFIVGDILGTGVYALTGQVAAEVGGAAWLPFLIAFAVALLTAFSYLELVTKYPQTAGAALYVHKAFGIHFVTFIVTFIVMCSGITSASTASRAFAANLGAGFGLELPNGVVMLIAMGFMLAVMAVNFRGVSESVKTNVVLTLVELSGLVMVILIGFWAIAGGNADFSRVVMFDTPEDKTLLLSVSTATSLAFFAMVGFEDSVNMAEETKDPSRIFPKVMLTGLGITAVIYVLVSICAVAVVPIGELAGNETPLVTVVQTAAPDFPIADLLPFISMFAVANTALINMMMASRLLYGMSKQGVLPGFLSRVSPARRTPSTAIVFTTVISLLLIGWVSLDPDSPIVVVLGGTTSLLLLSVFTVVNLSVLVLRRDRVGHKHFRAGVVIPVIGVVTCLWLVLPFSSGRDPQQYQIAGALLGLGVLLWLLTWFTHGRKQTEKAPTGLVTEPTAVVRPGTGHRHHEDGDGGHGDADGHRRDG
- a CDS encoding DUF6892 domain-containing protein yields the protein MHDDSDTTEEPVEFADFNAKLLVLDVLCYDLDVLEPYDGAEDEDAGEDLDVEGQDDRAREYYDDLDLLPSHLALVTELTVDSDLEVLQDVHPGWDGSDDRYDPQNWDDVLDLPALTTVYAAAPLPAHVTERLAAKGVEVRSA